A DNA window from Pseudomonas sp. B21-056 contains the following coding sequences:
- the eat gene encoding ethanolamine permease, with product MTTTTQLKPTLGTLHLWGIAVGLVISGEYFGWSYGWGTAGTLGFLVTALMVALMYTCFIFSFTELTTAIPHAGGPFAYSRRAFGEKGGLIAGIATLIEFVFAPPAIAMAIGAYLNVQFPELDPKVAAVGAYFVFMTLNILGVSIAAAFELVVTVLAVAELLVFMGVVAPGFSFSNFVLNGWSGSNEFTMASIPGIFAAIPFAIWFFLAIEGAAMAAEEAKDPKRTIPRAYVSGILTLVFLAIGVMIMAGGVGDWRQLSNINDPLPQAMKAVVGNNSTWMHMLVWIGLFGLVASFHGIILGYSRQFFALARAGYLPRGLAKLSRFQTPHRAILAGGVIGIAAIYSDGLVNLQGMSLTAAMITMSVFGAIVMYIISMLSLFRLRKVEPNLERTFRAPGYPIVPGIALFLAVVCLVAMAWFNTLIGLVFLAFMIVGYLYFQLTAKQRSAAPADAMLTGI from the coding sequence ACCACCCAACTCAAACCCACACTCGGCACACTCCATTTATGGGGCATTGCCGTCGGCCTGGTGATTTCCGGCGAATACTTCGGCTGGAGTTACGGCTGGGGCACCGCAGGGACGCTCGGATTTCTGGTCACCGCGCTGATGGTGGCGCTGATGTACACCTGTTTCATCTTCAGTTTTACCGAACTGACCACCGCGATTCCCCATGCGGGTGGGCCGTTTGCCTACAGCCGGCGGGCCTTCGGTGAGAAAGGCGGCTTGATCGCCGGGATCGCCACGCTGATCGAATTCGTCTTTGCGCCACCGGCCATCGCCATGGCCATCGGCGCTTACCTGAACGTGCAGTTTCCGGAGCTGGACCCCAAGGTCGCGGCGGTCGGCGCCTACTTCGTCTTCATGACCCTGAACATCCTCGGCGTCAGCATCGCCGCGGCGTTCGAGCTGGTGGTCACCGTGCTGGCGGTGGCCGAATTGCTGGTGTTCATGGGCGTGGTTGCACCGGGCTTCAGCTTCAGCAACTTCGTGCTCAACGGCTGGTCCGGTTCCAATGAGTTCACCATGGCCTCGATCCCGGGCATTTTCGCGGCAATCCCCTTCGCGATCTGGTTCTTCCTCGCCATCGAAGGCGCGGCCATGGCCGCCGAAGAAGCCAAGGACCCGAAACGCACGATTCCACGCGCCTATGTCAGCGGCATCCTGACCCTGGTGTTCCTGGCCATCGGCGTGATGATCATGGCCGGCGGCGTCGGCGACTGGCGGCAACTGTCGAACATCAACGACCCGCTGCCCCAGGCCATGAAGGCCGTGGTCGGCAACAATTCGACCTGGATGCACATGCTGGTGTGGATCGGCCTGTTCGGTCTGGTGGCGAGTTTCCACGGAATCATCCTCGGCTACTCGCGGCAGTTCTTCGCCCTGGCCCGGGCCGGCTACCTGCCCCGGGGCCTGGCGAAACTGTCGCGCTTCCAGACCCCGCACCGGGCGATCCTGGCCGGCGGCGTCATCGGCATCGCGGCGATCTACAGCGATGGCCTGGTGAACCTGCAGGGCATGAGCCTGACGGCGGCGATGATCACCATGTCGGTGTTCGGCGCCATCGTGATGTACATCATCAGCATGCTCAGCCTGTTCCGCTTGCGTAAGGTCGAACCGAACCTGGAACGCACCTTCCGCGCCCCGGGCTATCCGATCGTGCCGGGCATCGCGCTGTTCCTGGCCGTGGTGTGCCTGGTGGCGATGGCCTGGTTCAACACCCTGATCGGCCTGGTGTTCCTCGCCTTCATGATCGTCGGCTACCTGTACTTCCAACTGACCGCCAAACAACGCTCCGCTGCCCCGGCGGACGCTATGCTCACAGGTATCTGA
- a CDS encoding ethanolamine ammonia-lyase subunit EutB codes for MAAFAHSVGAQTYRFDSLKDLMAKASPARSGDFLAGVAALNDGERVAAQMALADLPLSHFLQEMLIPYEVDEVTRLIVDTHDKQAFATVSHLTVGGFRDWLLSDAADEHSLRALAPGLTPEMVAAVSKIMRVQDLVLVAQKIRVVTKFRGTLGLRGRLSTRLQPNHPTDEPAGIAASILDGLLYGNGDAMIGINPATDSTASICAMLEMLDAIIQRYDIPTQGCVLTHVTTSIEAANRGVPLDLVFQSIAGTEAANASFGINLNVLKEGYDAGLSLNRGTLGKNLMYFETGQGSALSANAHHGVDQQTCETRAYAVARHFNPFLVNTVVGFIGPEYLYNGKQIIRAGLEDHFCGKLLGVPMGCDICYTNHAEADQDDMDTLLTLLGVAGINFIMGIPGSDDIMLNYQTTSFHDALYARQTLGLKPAPEFEQWLANMGIFTQADGRVRFGDNLPPAFRHALAHLG; via the coding sequence ATGGCCGCATTCGCCCATTCCGTCGGCGCCCAGACCTATCGCTTCGACAGCCTCAAAGACCTGATGGCCAAGGCCAGCCCGGCGCGCTCCGGGGATTTCCTCGCCGGCGTCGCGGCGCTCAACGATGGCGAGCGCGTGGCTGCACAGATGGCCCTGGCTGACTTGCCTCTCAGCCATTTCCTGCAAGAAATGCTGATTCCCTACGAAGTCGACGAAGTCACCCGGCTGATCGTCGACACCCACGACAAACAAGCTTTCGCCACCGTCAGCCACCTCACGGTCGGCGGCTTTCGCGACTGGCTGCTCAGCGACGCTGCCGATGAACACAGTCTAAGAGCCCTGGCCCCCGGGCTGACTCCGGAAATGGTCGCCGCCGTGTCGAAAATCATGCGCGTGCAGGACCTGGTGCTGGTGGCGCAGAAAATCCGCGTGGTGACGAAATTCCGTGGCACCCTCGGCCTGCGCGGACGCCTTTCCACACGTCTACAACCCAACCATCCCACCGACGAACCGGCCGGGATCGCCGCGAGCATCCTCGACGGCCTGCTCTACGGCAATGGCGACGCCATGATCGGCATCAACCCGGCCACCGACAGCACGGCCTCGATCTGCGCCATGCTGGAAATGCTCGACGCCATCATCCAGCGCTACGACATCCCTACCCAAGGCTGCGTGCTGACCCACGTCACCACCTCCATCGAAGCGGCCAACCGTGGCGTGCCCCTGGACCTGGTGTTCCAGTCCATCGCCGGCACCGAAGCGGCCAACGCCAGTTTCGGTATCAACCTCAATGTATTGAAAGAAGGCTACGACGCCGGGCTGAGCCTCAATCGCGGCACCCTCGGCAAGAACCTGATGTATTTCGAAACCGGCCAGGGCAGCGCCCTGTCGGCCAACGCCCACCACGGCGTCGATCAACAGACCTGCGAGACCCGGGCCTACGCCGTGGCCCGCCATTTCAACCCGTTCCTGGTGAACACGGTTGTAGGATTCATCGGCCCGGAATACCTGTACAACGGCAAACAGATCATCCGCGCCGGCCTCGAAGACCACTTCTGCGGCAAGCTGCTGGGCGTGCCGATGGGCTGCGACATCTGCTACACCAACCACGCCGAAGCCGACCAGGACGACATGGACACCCTGCTGACTCTGCTGGGCGTGGCCGGGATCAACTTCATCATGGGCATTCCCGGCTCCGACGACATCATGCTCAACTACCAGACCACTTCGTTCCACGACGCCCTCTATGCCCGCCAAACCCTGGGCCTGAAACCGGCACCGGAATTCGAGCAATGGCTGGCGAACATGGGCATCTTCACCCAGGCCGACGGCCGGGTGCGGTTCGGCGACAACCTGCCTCCGGCGTTTCGTCACGCCTTGGCTCACTTGGGATGA
- the eutC gene encoding ethanolamine ammonia-lyase subunit EutC codes for MDKKTVDSQNPWLELRRLTPARIALGRTGTSLPTQAQLDFQYAHAQARDAVHLAFDHQGIRAQLTERGRNSLLLHSAASDRNSYLQRPDLGRRLDEASVQALDDYAAAHPGGVGLAIVVADGLSALAVHRHTLPFLARLEEQIAVDGWSVSPVILVEQGRVAVADEVAERLGAKMSVILIGERPGLSSPDSLGLYFTYNPKVGLTDAYRNCISNVRLEGLSYGMAAHRLVYLMREACRRQLSGVNLKDEAQVHTLESENGAYMKGNFLLMPPQS; via the coding sequence ATGGACAAGAAAACAGTCGATTCGCAAAACCCCTGGCTCGAACTGCGCCGCCTGACCCCGGCGCGCATCGCCCTCGGCCGCACTGGCACCAGCCTGCCGACCCAGGCGCAACTGGACTTCCAATACGCCCACGCCCAGGCGCGGGATGCGGTGCACCTGGCGTTTGACCACCAGGGCATTCGCGCACAACTGACCGAACGCGGCCGCAACAGCCTCCTGCTCCACAGCGCCGCCAGCGACCGCAACAGCTACCTGCAGCGCCCGGACCTGGGCCGGCGCCTGGACGAAGCCTCGGTGCAGGCGCTGGACGATTACGCAGCGGCCCATCCCGGTGGCGTGGGCCTGGCCATTGTGGTGGCCGACGGCCTGTCGGCGCTGGCGGTGCATCGCCATACCTTGCCGTTCCTGGCGCGGCTGGAAGAACAGATCGCCGTCGATGGCTGGTCGGTTTCGCCGGTCATCCTGGTGGAACAAGGCCGGGTCGCCGTGGCCGATGAAGTGGCTGAACGCCTTGGGGCCAAAATGTCGGTGATCCTGATCGGCGAACGCCCCGGCCTCAGCTCGCCCGACAGCCTGGGCCTGTATTTCACCTACAACCCCAAGGTCGGCCTGACCGACGCCTATCGCAACTGCATCTCCAACGTCCGGCTCGAAGGCCTGAGCTACGGCATGGCGGCCCATCGCCTGGTCTACCTGATGCGCGAGGCCTGTCGCAGGCAGCTCTCGGGGGTCAATTTGAAGGACGAAGCCCAGGTTCACACTCTTGAGTCGGAAAACGGTGCCTATATGAAAGGTAATTTCCTACTGATGCCGCCCCAAAGCTGA
- a CDS encoding GNAT family N-acetyltransferase yields MRIIQATLEHLDLLTPLFVKYREFYGSLPYPDSSRAFLEKRLRRKESVIYLALPDDDDSKLLGFCQLYPSFSSLSLKRVWILNDIYVAEDARRQLVADHLIRTAKKMAKETNAVRMRVSTSSNNEVAQKTYESIGFKEDTEFKNYVLPIGEDFT; encoded by the coding sequence ATGCGGATTATTCAAGCGACCCTGGAACACCTGGACCTGCTGACCCCATTGTTCGTCAAATACCGGGAATTCTATGGCTCGCTGCCATACCCGGACTCGTCCCGGGCCTTTCTCGAAAAGCGCCTGCGCCGCAAGGAATCGGTGATCTACCTGGCCTTGCCCGATGACGACGACAGCAAACTGCTGGGCTTCTGCCAGCTCTACCCGAGCTTCTCGTCGCTGTCCCTCAAGCGCGTGTGGATCCTCAACGACATCTACGTCGCCGAGGATGCCCGCCGCCAACTGGTGGCCGACCACCTGATCCGCACCGCGAAAAAAATGGCCAAGGAAACCAACGCCGTCCGCATGCGCGTCTCCACCAGCAGCAACAACGAAGTGGCTCAGAAAACCTACGAGTCCATCGGTTTCAAGGAAGACACCGAGTTCAAGAACTACGTGCTGCCGATCGGCGAAGATTTCACCTGA
- a CDS encoding DedA family protein has translation MDFNPLDLILHLDVYLDMLVTNYGTWVYAILFLVIFCETGLVVTPFLPGDSLLFIAGAVAAGGAMDPLLLGGLLMLAAILGDSTNYLIGRTAGEKLFSNPNSKIFRRDYLQQTHDFYDKHGGKTVTLARFLPIIRTFAPFVAGVGKMPYARFFGFSVLGTILWVGGLVTLGYFFGNVPFIKKNLSLLVVGIILVSLLPMIISLVRSKLGQRASKA, from the coding sequence ATGGATTTCAATCCCCTCGACCTCATTCTCCATCTCGATGTGTACCTCGACATGCTGGTGACCAACTACGGCACGTGGGTCTACGCCATCCTCTTCCTGGTGATCTTCTGTGAAACCGGCCTAGTGGTAACCCCCTTCCTGCCCGGTGATTCGCTGCTGTTCATCGCCGGCGCGGTGGCCGCCGGCGGCGCCATGGACCCACTCCTGCTGGGCGGCCTGCTGATGCTGGCGGCGATCCTCGGGGACAGCACCAACTACCTCATCGGCCGCACCGCAGGCGAGAAGCTGTTCAGCAACCCCAACTCGAAAATCTTCCGCCGCGACTACCTGCAACAAACCCACGACTTCTACGACAAGCACGGCGGCAAGACCGTGACCCTGGCGCGCTTCCTGCCGATCATCCGCACCTTCGCGCCCTTCGTCGCCGGCGTGGGGAAAATGCCCTACGCGCGCTTCTTCGGCTTCAGCGTCCTCGGCACCATCCTCTGGGTCGGCGGCCTGGTGACCCTCGGCTACTTCTTTGGCAACGTACCCTTCATCAAGAAAAACCTGTCGCTGCTGGTGGTGGGCATCATCCTGGTGTCGCTGCTGCCGATGATCATCAGCCTGGTCCGCAGCAAACTAGGCCAGCGCGCCTCGAAAGCCTGA
- a CDS encoding zinc-dependent peptidase, producing the protein MWSLSNWRRQRTLAKYPVAEDTWQRVRHHLSLLDGISAAEDQWLREACVLFLQDKHLTALPGVELHQEQRLLLAAQAQLPLMHLGELNWYQGFHEIVLYPDDFLSPQRHRDASGIEHEWDGEHSGEAWPQGPIILAWDGVLASGGWDGYNLVIHELAHKLDMLNGDANGLPPLHADMRVSDWAEAMQQAFDDLNRQLDHNPDAETVIDPYAAENPAEFFAVTSEYFFSAPDLLHQAYPKVYAQLKAFYRQDPLARLRQRQAEDPVYQASYQSL; encoded by the coding sequence ATGTGGTCCCTAAGCAACTGGCGCCGCCAACGCACCCTCGCCAAGTATCCCGTGGCCGAGGACACCTGGCAGCGGGTGCGCCATCACCTGAGCCTCCTCGACGGCATCAGCGCCGCCGAGGACCAGTGGCTGCGTGAAGCCTGCGTGCTGTTTCTGCAAGACAAACACCTGACCGCCCTGCCCGGCGTCGAACTGCATCAGGAACAACGCCTGCTGCTCGCCGCCCAGGCCCAGTTGCCGCTGATGCACCTGGGCGAGCTGAATTGGTACCAGGGCTTCCACGAAATCGTCCTCTACCCCGACGACTTCCTCAGCCCCCAACGCCATCGCGACGCCAGCGGCATCGAACACGAATGGGACGGCGAACACAGCGGCGAAGCCTGGCCCCAAGGCCCGATCATCCTGGCCTGGGACGGCGTGCTCGCCAGCGGGGGCTGGGACGGCTACAACCTGGTGATCCACGAACTGGCGCACAAACTCGACATGCTCAACGGCGACGCCAACGGCCTGCCGCCGCTGCACGCCGACATGCGCGTCAGCGACTGGGCCGAGGCCATGCAACAAGCCTTCGACGACCTCAACCGCCAACTGGACCATAACCCGGACGCCGAAACCGTCATCGACCCCTACGCCGCGGAAAACCCGGCGGAGTTTTTCGCCGTCACCAGCGAATACTTCTTCAGTGCCCCAGACCTGCTGCACCAGGCCTACCCAAAGGTCTATGCACAACTCAAGGCGTTTTACCGCCAGGATCCTTTGGCGCGGCTGCGGCAACGTCAGGCCGAAGATCCGGTCTATCAGGCGTCATACCAAAGTCTCTAA
- the ppa gene encoding inorganic diphosphatase: MSYSKIPAGKDLPNDIYVAIEIPANHAPIKYEIDKDSDCLFVDRFMATPMFYPANYGYIPNTLADDGDPLDVLVVTPYPVAPGSVIRARPVGILNMTDDGGGDAKVIAVPHDKLSQLYVDVKEYTDLPALLIQQIEHFFANYKDLEKGKWVKIEGWAGADAAREAITKSVAAYKG; this comes from the coding sequence ATGAGTTACAGCAAGATTCCGGCTGGCAAAGACCTGCCGAACGACATCTACGTTGCGATCGAAATTCCGGCCAACCACGCCCCGATCAAATACGAAATCGACAAGGACAGCGATTGCCTGTTCGTTGACCGTTTCATGGCCACCCCAATGTTCTACCCGGCCAACTACGGTTACATCCCCAACACCCTGGCCGACGACGGCGACCCCCTCGACGTGCTGGTCGTGACCCCTTACCCGGTTGCCCCAGGCTCGGTCATCCGCGCCCGCCCAGTCGGCATCCTGAACATGACCGACGACGGCGGCGGCGATGCCAAAGTCATCGCAGTGCCACACGACAAACTGTCGCAACTGTACGTCGACGTGAAGGAATACACCGACCTGCCAGCGCTGCTGATCCAGCAGATCGAGCACTTCTTCGCGAACTACAAAGACCTCGAAAAAGGCAAATGGGTGAAAATCGAAGGCTGGGCCGGTGCTGACGCCGCCCGCGAAGCGATCACCAAGTCGGTTGCCGCCTACAAAGGCTGA
- a CDS encoding helix-turn-helix transcriptional regulator, which yields MKILSSGDRFRALLKEANIRSADFAKLYGVKSQHVNNWFNRGIPPGRIHSIAGLLTVSPQWLAHGEGPQTPLGLGPGTTYDAAEVQGVYSVAETQDIELPFYTEAPIATGSSKTHITEIPDQSIRLPRSHLESLEINPSDAICTTMVGDSMAERIEDGSILAIDRGLTQVIDGQIYALEHDGMLRIKYLHRIPGNRLRLRSHNSTAYPDEVFSAEQIDAQNIRVLGWVFWWSTLNKQRPQVFD from the coding sequence ATGAAAATACTTTCCAGTGGCGACCGCTTCCGAGCCCTTCTAAAAGAAGCGAATATCCGATCCGCCGACTTCGCGAAGTTATACGGCGTGAAATCCCAACACGTGAACAATTGGTTCAACCGTGGCATCCCGCCCGGTCGAATCCACAGCATTGCCGGCCTGCTGACCGTCAGCCCGCAATGGCTCGCCCACGGCGAAGGCCCACAAACCCCGCTGGGCCTCGGCCCCGGCACCACCTATGACGCCGCCGAAGTCCAGGGCGTCTACAGCGTGGCGGAAACCCAGGACATCGAACTGCCCTTCTACACAGAAGCCCCCATCGCCACGGGCAGCAGCAAAACCCACATCACCGAAATCCCCGACCAATCCATCCGCCTGCCCCGCAGCCACCTAGAATCCCTGGAAATAAACCCCAGCGACGCCATCTGCACCACCATGGTCGGCGACAGCATGGCCGAACGCATCGAAGACGGCTCCATCCTCGCCATCGACCGCGGCCTGACCCAAGTCATCGACGGCCAGATCTACGCCCTCGAACACGACGGCATGCTGCGCATCAAATACCTCCACCGAATCCCCGGCAACCGCCTACGCCTGCGCAGCCACAACAGCACTGCCTACCCGGACGAAGTCTTCAGCGCCGAACAGATCGACGCGCAAAACATCAGGGTGCTGGGCTGGGTGTTCTGGTGGTCGACCCTTAACAAGCAGCGACCACAGGTGTTCGATTGA
- a CDS encoding restriction endonuclease-like protein gives MPLLLQVTGLGWKIEVIGKLPNLPPFIPVSPQFAIEADGAVAIEVLDAKTGKMRVVSPGELIEPLFFEAVAYDIHFEKSDPAAVLRLPPGAEARRLREDSEHHLLNFGNNVGFVDLLVFSNSGVVKLRLEVFSRKADYRTDYVQMRSDVSSMLRNLAMAASAKTYGMAAPARDHYPTLVEWFSLLQSHFDEFIKLTSAIAKKPHSGLAIKAVRKDTERARRVSRQAIGKALRRENGGAAIPSLDIALPRRIQESVASITFDTPENRYYKALISATYRNIRALSKEDESGDEDADRFSDRKFFDSIRPMLKSMERQLEAASKTPFLGQVKVVMPVQPQSMVFHKHPLYSKFDKLCRLLNGGLSFAGETIPIGVKETSLLYEYWCFLRIVALLRVRFDLVSQSVVKVNRLRTTIALSKGKSSAMKFVHKATGKPLYLVYNRLFNRLPTIAQKPDNVIQFASDTQFYIFDAKYRIQFDRDYMAQYGGPGPTTDDVNTMHRYRDAIAIPHPMHPDKYLQGVVTGAVVLFPYPYEEAYRSHRFCKSIGQVEIGGLPFLPGSTTLVAEKIEALLVSLGY, from the coding sequence ATGCCGCTTCTGCTTCAAGTTACAGGGCTCGGCTGGAAGATAGAGGTAATTGGCAAGCTGCCCAATCTACCACCGTTTATTCCTGTCTCACCTCAATTCGCCATCGAAGCCGACGGTGCTGTAGCGATTGAAGTGTTAGATGCCAAGACTGGGAAAATGCGTGTTGTTTCGCCTGGGGAGTTGATCGAACCGCTTTTTTTCGAGGCTGTTGCCTATGATATTCACTTCGAGAAAAGCGACCCGGCTGCCGTACTGAGGCTGCCACCTGGAGCCGAGGCTCGTCGCCTGCGTGAGGATAGCGAACATCATTTACTTAACTTCGGAAATAACGTTGGCTTTGTTGATCTGCTCGTTTTCTCGAATAGCGGTGTGGTAAAGCTTCGGCTAGAAGTCTTCTCGCGCAAAGCTGACTACCGAACCGACTATGTTCAAATGCGCTCAGACGTTTCGTCGATGCTTCGCAACCTGGCGATGGCGGCTAGCGCAAAAACTTATGGCATGGCTGCTCCGGCGAGAGACCACTACCCGACCCTAGTCGAGTGGTTTTCGTTGCTTCAATCCCATTTTGACGAGTTTATTAAACTGACCAGTGCGATAGCCAAGAAGCCACACAGTGGCTTGGCGATCAAGGCTGTGCGCAAGGATACCGAGCGTGCCCGCCGAGTCTCACGGCAGGCCATCGGGAAGGCATTGCGCCGAGAGAACGGAGGCGCGGCGATCCCTAGTCTCGACATCGCGCTGCCGCGAAGAATCCAGGAGAGCGTCGCCTCGATTACCTTCGACACACCAGAGAACCGTTACTATAAAGCATTGATCAGCGCGACCTACCGTAACATCAGAGCCTTATCGAAGGAGGATGAATCGGGAGATGAAGATGCGGACCGATTTTCTGATCGGAAGTTCTTTGATTCAATCCGGCCGATGCTCAAATCCATGGAGCGTCAACTTGAAGCAGCGTCCAAAACTCCGTTTCTTGGGCAAGTTAAGGTCGTCATGCCTGTACAACCCCAGTCGATGGTTTTCCACAAGCATCCGCTTTATTCGAAATTCGACAAGCTCTGTCGCCTACTCAATGGCGGTCTCTCTTTCGCAGGAGAGACTATTCCTATCGGAGTGAAGGAAACCTCGCTACTTTACGAGTACTGGTGCTTCTTGAGAATTGTCGCGCTTCTGCGTGTTCGATTCGATCTGGTCAGTCAGTCAGTGGTCAAAGTCAATCGGCTTCGGACAACCATCGCATTGTCCAAGGGCAAGTCGTCGGCCATGAAGTTTGTCCATAAAGCCACGGGGAAGCCTCTCTACCTTGTTTACAATCGCCTCTTTAACAGATTACCTACAATCGCCCAGAAACCCGATAATGTCATTCAGTTTGCGAGCGACACCCAGTTCTATATTTTCGACGCCAAGTATCGAATTCAATTTGATCGAGACTACATGGCTCAATATGGTGGTCCGGGTCCTACTACAGATGACGTAAACACAATGCACCGTTACCGGGACGCGATTGCTATCCCCCATCCGATGCATCCAGATAAGTACCTACAAGGCGTGGTTACTGGCGCTGTGGTGCTTTTTCCATACCCCTACGAGGAGGCTTATCGCTCCCACAGGTTTTGCAAGAGCATTGGGCAAGTAGAAATCGGTGGATTACCTTTTTTGCCCGGATCGACAACGCTAGTTGCTGAAAAAATTGAGGCGTTGCTCGTATCGCTGGGCTATTAA
- a CDS encoding McrB family protein: MKVPSESQVVGKRSIGESLTGIQMAMESEGYLISVAELANFYLAMTVSPLVILSGISGTGKSLLPRKFAKQTNSFFHAIPVQPQWSDNSDLFGYVPTLSPTKYIKGALIDSLLEAKHNPQKLVVALLDEMNLAPVEHYFSDFLSVAETRVRDGKGITTDKLPIELPDDIPGQSAPHIDLLRGIRLPPNLRVVGTANMDETTHTFSPKVLDRAFTIEFDDPDLTAFASSQRGSNGGSNTFDELAAIAIRESNAISVQEVYAANQDFFEHIALLLSEIQDILAPAGIKFGYRTRDAILLYLYFWRELHLTDILTGYAALDFCILQKILPKVAGSGEALAEALTSLATWLNARSEPQEDVDGVLAEFSGPLARSVQKVERMTELLNLDGSTRYWGA; encoded by the coding sequence ATGAAAGTACCCTCGGAAAGTCAGGTAGTCGGCAAACGATCAATAGGTGAATCGCTGACTGGCATCCAAATGGCGATGGAGTCCGAAGGTTATCTGATTTCAGTAGCTGAGCTTGCGAACTTCTACTTGGCAATGACGGTCAGCCCACTTGTGATACTCTCGGGTATTTCTGGTACCGGTAAAAGCCTATTACCACGTAAGTTCGCGAAACAGACCAATTCCTTTTTTCATGCAATCCCTGTACAGCCGCAGTGGTCTGATAATAGTGATCTTTTTGGTTATGTTCCGACACTTTCGCCCACGAAATATATCAAAGGGGCGCTGATCGACAGCTTGCTGGAGGCCAAGCACAACCCTCAAAAGCTTGTGGTTGCATTGCTCGATGAGATGAATCTTGCTCCCGTCGAGCACTATTTTAGTGACTTTCTGAGCGTAGCTGAGACGCGTGTCCGGGACGGTAAAGGGATTACAACCGATAAGCTTCCGATTGAGCTACCCGATGACATTCCGGGGCAGTCCGCTCCGCATATCGACCTGTTGCGCGGCATTCGATTGCCACCGAATCTCCGTGTTGTGGGAACTGCAAATATGGACGAGACGACCCATACTTTCAGTCCGAAAGTATTGGATCGAGCGTTCACAATCGAGTTCGACGATCCAGACTTGACTGCTTTCGCATCCAGTCAACGTGGGAGTAATGGAGGGAGCAATACATTCGACGAGCTTGCAGCTATTGCGATTCGTGAATCGAATGCAATATCCGTTCAGGAAGTGTATGCCGCTAACCAAGATTTTTTTGAGCATATAGCCCTGCTTCTGAGCGAGATTCAAGACATCTTGGCTCCAGCGGGCATAAAATTCGGATATCGCACGCGTGATGCGATTCTTTTATATCTTTACTTTTGGCGCGAGCTTCACCTCACCGATATATTGACCGGCTACGCAGCATTGGACTTCTGTATCTTGCAGAAGATTTTACCGAAGGTGGCTGGTAGTGGCGAAGCCTTGGCAGAGGCACTGACGAGTTTGGCTACCTGGCTCAATGCAAGGTCGGAACCCCAAGAGGACGTGGATGGCGTATTGGCCGAATTTTCCGGTCCGCTAGCTCGGAGCGTTCAGAAGGTCGAGCGTATGACCGAACTGCTCAATCTTGACGGTTCGACCCGTTATTGGGGCGCCTGA